In Dysidea avara chromosome 3, odDysAvar1.4, whole genome shotgun sequence, a single window of DNA contains:
- the LOC136249627 gene encoding double-strand-break repair protein rad21 homolog, translated as MFYAHFVLAKKGPLAKVWLAAHWDRKLTKANVFETDVETTVETIISPKVKIALRTSGHLLLGVVRIYSRKAKYLLHDCSEAFAKIRMAFRPGVVDLPLETRAADSDVITFPELFKDFESAVADLNDLNIESQFALNQGQMDEITLPESSRDDFFAVGDFSGIEQLRQGSGLAEASYKTDSRRGEDSTLMKKPAEVSDGMGWDMNYEQQPNMDDFGGDFDVAGLNLVEGMVPEEMPTLDNLEETMRPQEEDEQQEQQQAEEEEAPTELPMEITNVMPPSPVDREHFELEPMQVSGTKDRSRKKRKLVVDSSKQITGASIRSQLEDFSDTMQTRCFPPPTKKSLLWKKVAGCEYLFANPTSYPFSDEMANLVTKNFSVSSKAQETTPDAAVETLRQEPEDVTVSVEDSREVVDRLDKEKQPTPPVDTSAPGWQDDYVTEQPPTNDPTEQAAPDFTDFGDLPPIPELPDLDIPSVDNRQTEEFSEEYEEQRWGKRTRQILSMLQHGFSSSEDINFKALTKNCTRKMAASRFYTCLLLAKEGAIAFDQSGAYEDIYITKGSKYEIAV; from the exons ATGTTTTACGCGCATTTTGTGCTCGCAAAGAAAGGGCCGCTAGCCAAAGTATGGCTAGCGGCCCACTGGGACCGAAAACTGACCAAGGCTAATGTTTTTGAAACTGATGTTGAGACCACTGTGGAAACCATTATATCTCCCAAAGTGAAGATTGCTCTGCGCACTTCTGGGCATCTGCTGCTTGGTGTTGTCAGAATATATTCAAGAAAAGCAAAATATCTTCTTCATGACTGCAGTGAGGCATTTGCTAAAATCCGAATGGCATTTAGACCAGGAGTGGTAGACCTGCCCCTGGAGACGAGGGCTGCTGATTCTGACGTCATTACGTTCCCAGAATTATTTAAGGACTTTGAAAGTGCTGTAGCTGATCTGAA TGATCTTAATATTGAGAGTCAGTTTGCTCTTAACCAAGGTCAAATGGATGAGATCACTTTACCAGAATCTAGCAGAGATGATTTTTTTGCCGTGGGAGATTTTTCTGGCATAGAACAGTTACGACAAGGTTCTGGGCTGGCTGAAGCTTCTTACAAAACTGACTCTCGTCGTGGAGAAGATAGTACACTGATGAAAAAACCGGCAGAAGTTAGTGATGGAATGGGCTGGGACATGAACTACGAGCAACAACCAAACATGGATGATTTTGGAGGAGATTTTGATGTTGCTGGGTTGAACCTTGTAGAGGGAATGGTGCCAGAGGAGATGCCTACACTAGATAACTTGGAAGAAACTATGAGACCACAGGAAGAAGATGAGCAACAAGAACAGCAGCAAGCAGAAGAGGAAGAAGCACCCACTGAACTCCCAATGGAAATCACTAATGTTATGCCACCATCTCCTGTTGATCGAGAACACTTTGAACTTGAACCAATGCAGGTCTCTGGGACGAAAGATCGGTCACGAAAAAAGCGTAAACTAGTGGTAGATAGTTCAAAGCAGATTACTGGAGCTTCTATTAGGAGCCAATTGGAGGATTTCAGTGATACAATGCAGACAAGGTGTTTTCCCCCTCCCACTAAGAAGAGTTTGCTGTGGAAGAAAGTTGCTGGCTGTGAATACCTGTTTGCTAACCCCACAAGCTATCCCTTCAGTGATGAAATGGCTAATCTTGTCACCAAAAATTTCTCTGTGTCTTCAAAGGCACAAGAAACTACACCTGATGCTGCCGTAGAGACATTACGACAAGAACCTGAAGATGTTACTGTATCAGTTGAGGATAGCAGGGAAGTTGTTGACCGGCTGGACAAGGAGAAACAGCCAACACCTCCAGTAGATACATCTGCTCCAGGGTGGCAAGATGATTATGTCACAGAGCAACCACCTACCAATGATCCTACTGAGCAAGCTGCACCTGATTTTACCGATTTTGGTGACCTGCCCCCCATACCAGAACTACCAGACTTGGATATACCATCTGTAGATAATAGACAAACTGAGGAGTTTTCTGAAGAATATGAAGAACAAAGGTGGGGCAAGAGAACAAGACAGATTCTCAGTATGCTTCAACATGGCTTCTCTTCGTCTGAAGACATCAACTTTAAAGCATTAACCAAGAACTGTACCCGTAAGATGGCTGCTTCACGTTTTtacacatgtctgttgttaGCTAAAGAAGGTGCCATCGCATTTGACCAGAGTGGAGCTTATGAAGACATTTACATCACCAAAGGATCCAAGTACGAAATAGCAGTTTAA
- the LOC136249625 gene encoding uncharacterized protein, translated as MPGGRGKKKQEPSSGSDAIKAPDRKRYEEDVEAVMNVIKEKNVLLKNIQKPPSERVATNSPDVSAELKQVNALKKGVLEKIQEIDKQMKDLAKQVTTKRDHASQLMAGLQYRSEERFDLAISKLREQLHKMEYTPTEEKRLRLEVENLQKAKESLKEYLSLKQAIDELRDQQTELRKKRDDHYKEENVLKQQETACRERQAEVRKKQNELREKAKEEAAKRDELRKEIDQLYDKRRQLVSDFRQQQEDYLAITREQRIAERAQRQEQAKRKEEQRQARQRERAAMVPQDPYQHEKFVITTLTNYLQRLASTITTNHLNTSSSTSSIDSADDEHTLQKSSARWDGSHAEGSFLQRKSDLEDSGPTAGGRRKSKREKKRGTAAVKSSKLINHTTTVFDQFHLLDIKAPATYADIPSTIASLQAKLSQFNQTKLQVHKEPSEVDSQITDDELSHTTEEMLLDDNTTEDIADSGTCSPSKPDLVGTNS; from the exons ATGCCAGGGGGTCGTGGTAAGAAGAAACAAG AGCCTAGTTCGGGGTCAGATGCGATCAAGGCCCCGGATAGGAAAAGATACGAAGAGGATGTAGAGGCGGTGATGAATGTGATCAAAGAGAAAAATGTGCTTCTT AAGAATATCCAGAAGCCACCTAGTGAACGAGTTGCCACAAACAGTCCTGATGTGTCAGCAGAATTGAAGCAAGTTAACGCGTTGAAAAAGGGCGTGTTGGAAAAGATACAGGAAATAGACAAGCAAATGAAAGACTTGGCAAAACAGGTGACAACAAAG AGGGATCATGCTAGCCAGTTGATGGCTGGGCTGCAGTACCGCAGTGAAGAAAGATTTGACTTGGCCATCAG CAAGTTACGAGAGCAGCTGCACAAAATGGAATACACTCCGACTGAAGAGAAAAGACTTCGACTGGAGGTGGAAAATTTGCAAAAAGCCAAAGAAAGTTTAAA aGAATATTTGAGTCTCAAGCAAGCCATTGATGAGCTGCGAGATCAGCAAACGGAGCTAAGAAAGAAAAGAGAT GACCATTACAAAGAAGAAAATGTTCTGAAGCAGCAAGAAACAGCTTGTAGAGAACGGCAAGCAGAGGTGAGAAAAAAGCAAAATGAACTTCGTGAAAAGGCCAAAGAAGAAGCAGCTAAGCGTGACGAATTAAGAAAAG AAATTGATCAACTTTATGACAAACGTCGCCAACTTGTCAGCGACTTTCGTCAGCAGCAAGAAGATTACTTGGCTATAACCAGAGAACAGCGCATCGCTGAACGTGCACAACGGCAAGAGCAAGCCAAACGTAAAGAAGAGCAACGGCAAGCAAGACAACGAGAGAG GGCAGCAATGGTTCCACAAGACCCTTACCAGCATGAAAAATTCGTCATCACTACACTCACAAATTATTTGCAGCGGCTGGCATCAACCATCACAACTAACCACCTCAACACCTCCTCTTCAACAAGCTCCATTGATTCAGCAGATGATGAGCACACCTTGCAGAAGTCATCTGCCAGATGGGATGGTAGTCATGCTGAAGGAAGTTTTCTGCAACGCAAATCTGATCTTGAAGATTCAGGCCCGACAGCAGGAGGTAGAAGAAAAAGTAAGAGAGAAAAGAAAAGAGGAACAGCTGCAGTTAAG AGTTCTAAACTCATCAACCATACAACGACAGTCTTCGACCAATTCCACCTACTTGACATAAAAGCACCAGCAACTTATGCTGATATCCCATCTACCATAGCCTCCCTGCAAGCAAAG CTCAGTCAGTTCAACCAAACTAAACTGCAAGTACATAAAGAGCCATCAGAAGTTGATAGCCAAATTACAGATGATGAGTTGAGCCACACAACAGAAGAGATGCTGCTAGATGACAATACTACAGAAGACATTGCTGACAGCGGGACTTGTAGTCCAAGTAAACCTGATCTTGTTGGCACAAATTCTTGA
- the LOC136249628 gene encoding pyrroline-5-carboxylate reductase 2-like — MQKLVSSMGFIGSGSIATALARGLIATNVAERECVIASGPTEKSTSKIQEELSIRTTLCNRETVRNSQVVFLAVKPHNISTVLKEVTGDVTPDHLIISLAAGTTLKTMEESLPDGAQIMRAMPNTPCSVGAGMSAISAGSAATNQSIQLTKSLFTRVGICRLMSESYLDIITGLSGCGPTYMYMTIEALADGGVRAGLTRELATIMAAQTMLGAAKMVLENPRVHPGEMKDDVCSPAGASIQAVHVLEKAGYRGILMDAIGVSCNRCIELSKMTNGDNGRGAPLDEF, encoded by the exons ATGCAAAAGTTGGTAAGTTCAATGGGCTTTATTGGCAGCGGGAGTATAGCTACGGCGTTAGCTAGAGGACTCATTGCCACca ATGTAGCAGAAAGGGAATGTGTAATAGCGTCAGGACCAACTGAAAAGAGTACCTCTAAAATACAG GAGGAGTTGAGTATTCGTACTACATTGTGTAACAGAGAAACAGTGCGCAACAGCCAAGTAGTCTTCTTGGCAGTCAAACCACATAATATATCCACGGTGTTAAAGGAGGTTACTGGGGATGTTACCCCGGATCACTTAATTATATCACTTGCTGCTGGAACTACACTGAAGACAATGGAGGAG AGTTTACCAGATGGGGCTCAAATTATGAGAGCAATGCCCAATACTCCATGTAGCGTTGGTGCTGGAATGTCGGCCATATCAGCTGGCTCTGCTGCTACAAATCAATCAATACAACTAACAAAGAGCTTGTTCACCAGAGTAGGTATATGTCGACTGATGAGTGAAAGCTATTTGGACATTATAACTGGCCTAAGTGGTTGTGGACCAACATAT ATGTATATGACAATTGAAGCCTTAGCAGATGGTGGAGTAAGAGCTGGATTGACTAGAGAACTAGCTACAATAATGGCTGCTCAGACAATGCTA GGAGCAGCTAAAATGGTACTAGAAAATCCTAGAGTACATCCAGGAGAG ATGAAAGATGATGTGTGCTCCCCTGCTGGAGCATCTATACAAGCTGTACATGTACTGGAGAAGGCTGGCTACAGAGGAATTCTAATGGATGCTATTGGAGTTTCTTGTAATCGTTGTATAGAACTATCAAAGATGACCAATGGTGACAATGGACGGGGTGCTCCTCTAGATGAATTCTAA